Genomic window (Granulicella arctica):
GAAGCAGTTTGTGGCTTGCGACCTCCGCGTCGGCCGGGGCCTCGCGTAGGGTGGGAATAAAAAGCTGTGACCAGCGATGCATAGACTTGAACAACCTTCCATGACGGCGGGATGAGCCATCGAAGCCCTATTTTACCGTTCGTTCCCCGGGTGAACGAGCCGATAAGGCTTGAATGGGGTGCTAAGGTTCTCCTGCCACGGCCCGGCAGGGTTGCTCCGTCATCCCTGCCAATGCGGAACTCCTTCATTCTTAGGGACAAATCCTTAGGCTTATGTTTGCTGTAAGACAGACTAAGGCGAATGTCCAGCGTATGTTCAAGGCTACTGCAACTGACCTTGAGATCGAAATGGGGCAGGTTTTGTGTCTGGGGAAGTTTTGTCGAAAGATAATCTGAGGGGTAATGAGGTATCGGGATCGCGCGGTTCGTCGTCTCCGCAAACGACGGACTCGCAAGTGACTCTACCCTCAACTGGTAATGGTCTGGCGAGGCCGCGTAACTACATCCTCGCGCAGATGCCCGAAGCCCAGTTCCACTACCTGTCGAAGTTCCTCGTTCCGCTGGACCTTCCCTTAGGCTTCCATCTCTCGCAGCCACACCAGGATATTGAGAACCTTTACTTCCCGACCAGCGGCCTGATTTCGACAGACGCCCTGACTGAGAGCGGTGATTCGGTTGAGGTTGGCGTGACTGGGCGCGAAGGTTTCGCCGGTGTCGTCGGTCTGCTGGGCTATCCGCAGATGGCGCACTCCGTCATCATGCAAGGGTCAGGTGCAGGCTATCGTATCCGCATGTCTGTCTTTCGTGAGGAGTTTCTCAAGGGTGGACAACTCGCCCAATTAGTCCACTCGTTCCTCTACATGCAGATGACCCAGATGACGCAGTCTGTGCTCTGCAATCGGCTGCACCCGGTTGAGGCGCGCCTGGCGCGATGGTTGCTGACCTCTGCCGATCGCATGGAATCGAATATGTTGCAGCTTACACAGGAGTTTCTGGCGCAGATGCTTGGCTCCCGCCGCTCGACCGTTACGGTGGCTGCCGGAAGCCTGCAGCGTGCCGGGTGGATCGACTACACGCGTGGCCGCATCCAGATCGTCAACCGTGTAGGCCTCGAAAGTGCCGCCTGCGAATGCTACCGGATTGTGCGAACCACGTACGATCGTATGCTTCCTGCAAACTTCTAACGGCCCACGCCTCCCGCTTTGCGACTAAACTTGAGATAGGCAACAGGTTGATATGGAACACCTGTGCCGAGAGGAATCGCAATGAAGCGAAGTGCGCTGGTCATCGTTGTCTTTGTCGTCGGGATCTCCCTCATGCTGTGGGCTGGATGGCATAACCTCCGTGAGCGGCGTCTGGCGCTCCAGAAGGCGCAGGAGAACCGTATCGTTCTGGCTCCGGCCACGCCCGGTAAGGATGGATCACCGACTGCTGATGGAGATGCGCCTCCGCAACTGCGTGGCAAGGCTGCACCGGGCTTCACGCTGGTCACGCTCGATGGCAAGAAAATCTCGCTGGCGGATTACAAGGGCCGGCCGGTGCTGGTCAACTTCTGGGCGACCTGGTGCGCGCCTTGCAAGCTCGAGATGCCGTGGTTTGAGGAGTTTCGTGCCAAGTACCAAGGGCAGGGCTTCGAGGTGCTGGGCATCGCCGAGGATGACGCGGGCAAGGATGAGATCGCCAAGTCGGCCAAAAAACTCGGAGCGACCTACCCGATTCTCCTGACCGACGGCAAGATTGCGGACTCCTACGGCGGTATCGACTACCTTCCCATGTCCTTCTACGTCGATGGCAAGGGCATCGTGCAGGAGCAGACGGCTGGACTGGGCTCCAGAGACGAGATCGAGGCGAACATCAAGAAATTGATCGCCGGGAACGGCGCCGTCCCTGTGGCAGGTGGTCAGTGATGCAGCTTCGGAGCATCATCACGGTTGCGGTTGTGTCGACCGCTTTCCTGCCCATGATCGCGCAGGATGCCGTCAAGCCAAAGAACACCGTCGTCTATGTGGCGGAGCAGCAGAGCGTGGCAGCAGGGAAGAAGTCGACGGTTGACCTGCATTTCCGGGTTGTCGATGGATACCATGTCAACTCCCACACGCCAAAGTCAGAGTTTCTGATCCCGACGGCTCTTAAGACTGAACCGCTCGGCGGCGTGACGCAGGGAACGCCTATCTACTCGACGGGGCAGGAGTTCAGCTTCAGCTTCTCACCAACCGAAAAGCTGGACGTCTACTCGGGTGAGTTCACGATCAAGCTTCCTGTGACTGCCGACGCCGGTGAGCACACGGTCGCGGCTACGCTGCACTATCAGGCGTGCGACCATGCGGCGTGCTACCCACCGAAGTCACTCCCGCTGCAGGTCCTGTTTACGGCAAAATAGAGTTTAGGATTCAGGAGTCCTCCCGGCACAATGGAAGAGTTTAGAAGGCTGACGCGCCTCCCCGCATATGTTTTTAACATCACAGGCGAACTGAAAGCCGCGGCCCGCAAGCGTGGCGAAGACATCATCGACTTCGGCATGGGCAATCCCGATGGCGCGACACCCAAGGCAATCGTCGACAAGTTGATTGAAGCGGCACAGCGGACGGCGACGCATCGCTATTCGCTTTCGCGCGGCGTCCCCCGTCTGCGCAAGGCGATCTGCAACTGGTACAAGACCCGCTATAACGTTGATCTTGATCACGAGCAGGAGGCCATCGTCACAATCGGCTCAAAGGAAGGCATCGCCCACCTTTGCCTCGCCGTGCTCGACGACGAGGACACGGTTGCAGTCCCGAATCCAAGCTATCCGATTCATAT
Coding sequences:
- a CDS encoding Crp/Fnr family transcriptional regulator, whose amino-acid sequence is MTLPSTGNGLARPRNYILAQMPEAQFHYLSKFLVPLDLPLGFHLSQPHQDIENLYFPTSGLISTDALTESGDSVEVGVTGREGFAGVVGLLGYPQMAHSVIMQGSGAGYRIRMSVFREEFLKGGQLAQLVHSFLYMQMTQMTQSVLCNRLHPVEARLARWLLTSADRMESNMLQLTQEFLAQMLGSRRSTVTVAAGSLQRAGWIDYTRGRIQIVNRVGLESAACECYRIVRTTYDRMLPANF
- a CDS encoding redoxin domain-containing protein; amino-acid sequence: MKRSALVIVVFVVGISLMLWAGWHNLRERRLALQKAQENRIVLAPATPGKDGSPTADGDAPPQLRGKAAPGFTLVTLDGKKISLADYKGRPVLVNFWATWCAPCKLEMPWFEEFRAKYQGQGFEVLGIAEDDAGKDEIAKSAKKLGATYPILLTDGKIADSYGGIDYLPMSFYVDGKGIVQEQTAGLGSRDEIEANIKKLIAGNGAVPVAGGQ
- a CDS encoding protein-disulfide reductase DsbD N-terminal domain-containing protein; this encodes MQLRSIITVAVVSTAFLPMIAQDAVKPKNTVVYVAEQQSVAAGKKSTVDLHFRVVDGYHVNSHTPKSEFLIPTALKTEPLGGVTQGTPIYSTGQEFSFSFSPTEKLDVYSGEFTIKLPVTADAGEHTVAATLHYQACDHAACYPPKSLPLQVLFTAK